The following proteins are co-located in the Naumovozyma dairenensis CBS 421 chromosome 9, complete genome genome:
- the UBR2 gene encoding putative ubiquitin-protein ligase UBR2 (similar to Saccharomyces cerevisiae UBR2 (YLR024C); ancestral locus Anc_5.191) has product MSRPTIIIQNLKTFLTHLPTFAENEYNELCSYIVWKTLNSCIKIDNDHIDWDSLTEPFLSENWKNGNYQKILNRYDDNAISWKDLYFQENNDNQHKNTMCNRQSFAPETVFYCFTCVNHPLYEICESCFDPSKHIGHSYTSRIIDRPEGGICHCGDPCAFKNLNDCRSCKNNENNHTGPEISTHDQNILETLDTVLDYIVDSIYYLKENNGIYCHIDEDDVPITGYFDDTSSLNFDDNENDLHLMLLNQYENNTNLDTVWAIQIDWTDNDWNPLDLTRKVSEILNTPIEYMIVITELLESRASSATILRSKDIHKLKRVMKEFEKENIKVRLRRTRDIFIQDLIEDLLDWIYRNCLDRVSSITFKYTLRTSMLNKWNSRMETDITYDPSKLHSKNQINLFGGFLVTEEQRSTWPWFKPWHFPAIEDDYISQILVQYNGRLLESDSKIPTTGFYSFSGSRFQHLFMECTAKFNKLSFAKLFRVLCTLFTIKDNSNIFLAAQYLDVYLSGLYNMVASDPSGDKLALMGALSQYTFQDPEVANIAIKHGFIERTLRFSFTLLAFSPDDLMPYLPVALYPRFKLPMGSIRNKKLTFCIKDLSFIMSLNTVPEFLLQNSSISNTLLEALLEFDNINIVKRETTEHVRYEKFEFSGYFFFLGTMLVLMESYLRNITQLRDLDTRRTIVLRFIDTIMRKEFESLGKFRGKYVDSENAISQTLHRNWNDENQLLLKHEEICDHISQTINFQVGVDPQSFFNPMSYLFRFVIQWSQCGRVEPLDKIFEKYIDFQDVFKDKERILHMSESALSTIVLIAQINAGFWVRNGSPITYQANMYTRYSLRETAYMSDLFNIQLSMSFADPDDFLVTYLSRWGLKHWSNGIPNCDYPDKDTTMVMVNEALLLLIRLLTEIRFLTMVSSLDGFLKILRREIINALNFESCSYSTLTMIIPEHITKHPSFDLELEELAIYVPQTGISDEGLYHLKSKYVELIDPYYIGQSSTRRYEISKNIRLNMAKNLKIPLDETFIPVTNVIKSLKSTIYSNLFSISSRDTFGRFLKTSLEHIKKFKNENLLTDIVHLVHICVINNLDEFAKIFWHEYGVISIEFCYHHSIGSILYSCLLMEEFSNVHGEIKEIFRYLLENVPHMHVNSFLNEQVPSFNPEILWHSKQQLQHDESLEKKKNKAKQRKLKLMKRLAKQQEQFISNNKLEKTEVNKTAMDSKEKHEGWDFPDDGCVFCKMELPSETYIYFSYVERNICNFELSLITDVEESEFCETKPNNVDMQPVLKTCGHGAHISCLGKYMKSLHSMQALTTKNIPISYGFGLVFCPVCNSLVNSILPRISDKYHKNSIEAENEHSSSDELLHTHVIKCSRILLEVVEDDRNKTSLSRFDELIVNNVSNLEMQLRSKYNNKNSNIFSLPYQIQLTLHLLVEMRTYLKRCIPFCVPKSINISANDIDWGHFLQHSVDVNVLNWGLGMLMAPKAVGANPSVYLPLLLKLKLYQDSILLARELIRMDLSLQDTTSSEFDSCMFDVDVLRTVTSILQDQISFFSPNESKEKIFEKLWKCRLFVAKFLSNSFCVFLKRFYVLFKTKHPLRSAWLDTDTTVSGTKVLNQLMAFFSLPSFEALVREFNEVDQNEIHSVLDRCNFQITIGKLHHMKLHATDELKLIALPTNLSYFFNTDKTQLQFRAFHEDIALCLLCGSKLRSQKPVPLRKYLLGECTNHARNDCNISTTYGVFLMVRHNAIYLSYGERGTFFLSPYLNKYGASDVDFKYNMPVYLNTHRYSYLCNEVLLGNMIPHLVYRKTEGVSDLGGWETI; this is encoded by the coding sequence ATGTCAAGACCAACaataattattcaaaatttaaaaactTTCTTGACACATCTTCCAACATTTGCGGAAAATGAGTACAATGAACTTTGCAGCTACATAGTCTGGAAGACATTAAATTCCTGTATTAAAATCGATAATGATCATATAGATTGGGACTCCCTTACAGAACCTTTTCTATCAgagaattggaaaaatggcaattatcaaaagatattgaatCGTTATGATGATAATGCTATATCTTGGAAAgatctttattttcaggaaaataatgataatcaACATAAAAATACAATGTGTAACAGACAAAGCTTTGCGCCAGAAACTGTTTTTTACTGCTTCACGTGCGTTAATCATCCCTTATATGAAATATGTGAATCATGCTTTGATCCATCAAAACATATAGGCCATTCCTATACAAGTAGAATAATTGATAGACCAGAAGGTGGGATATGCCATTGTGGGGATCCATGTGCATTTAAAAACCTGAATGACTGTCGCAGTTGCaaaaacaatgaaaataacCATACGGGTCCAGAAATATCAACCCATGACCAGAATATTTTAGAAACATTAGATACCGTCTTAGATTACATTGTTGATAGCATATACTATCTCAAGGAAAACAATGGTATATATTGTCATatagatgaagatgatgttCCCATTACAGGTTACTTCGATGATACGTCATCATTAAACTTTGACgacaatgaaaatgatcTCCATCTAATGCTATTAAACcaatatgaaaataatacgAATCTGGATACTGTATGGGCTATCCAGATAGATTGGACAGATAATGATTGGAACCCCCTGGATCTTACGCGAAAAGTTTCGGAAATACTTAACACTCcaattgaatatatgaTTGTCATTACTGAACTACTTGAATCGCGAGCGTCGTCTGCCACAATATTACGATCAAAAGACATACACAAATTAAAAAGGGTAAtgaaagaatttgaaaaggaaaatataaaaGTTCGTCTTAGAAGGACGAGagatatttttattcaagATCTTATTGAAGACTTATTGGACTGGATTTATAGAAACTGTCTCGACAGAGTGTCGTCTATTACCTTCAAATATACACTTCGAACTTCAATGCTCAATAAATGGAATTCAAGAATGGAAACGGATATCACTTACGACCCATCCAAATTGCattcaaaaaatcaaatcaatttatttGGTGGCTTTCTAGTAACGGAAGAACAAAGATCAACATGGCCATGGTTTAAACCATGGCATTTTCCGGCGATTGAGGATGATTATATTTCACAAATTTTGGTTCAATATAACGGTAGACTACTAGAATCAGATTCTAAGATTCCAACGACCGGATTCTATTCATTTTCTGGATCGAGATTTCAACATCTTTTTATGGAATGTACTGcgaaattcaataaattatccTTTGCTAAATTATTTCGAGTGCTATGTACTCTGTTTACAATCAAGGACAATTCAAACATCTTTTTAGCTGCACAATATCTTGACGTTTACCTCAGTGGTCTTTATAATATGGTTGCATCAGATCCTAGTGGTGATAAATTAGCACTGATGGGTGCTTTATCTCAATATACGTTTCAAGATCCAGAAGTGGCAAATATAGCAATTAAACATGGATTCATTGAAAGAACACTTCGCTTTTCATTTACGTTGCTTGCATTTAGTCCAGATGATTTGATGCCATATTTACCAGTAGCATTATATCCTCGATTTAAATTACCGATGGGGTCtataagaaataaaaaactgACATTTTGCATTAAAGATTTGTCATTTATAATGTCTTTAAATACTGTCCCAGAATTTTTGTTGCAGAATAGCTCAATATCTAACACCTTATTAGAGGCATTATTAGAATTcgataatatcaatatagTGAAAAGAGAAACTACAGAACATGTCCGctatgaaaaatttgaattttccggttacttcttctttcttggCACTATGTTAGTATTGATGGAAAGTTATCTTCGAAATATTACTCAATTACGAGATTTAGACACTAGGAGAACTATTGTCCTAAGATTTATTGATACGATTATGAGGAAAGAATTTGAGTCGTTAGGGAAATTCAGAGGAAAGTATGTTGACTCTGAAAATGCTATTTCGCAAACACTGCATCGGAATTGGAACGATGAGAATCAGCTATTGCTTAAACATGAAGAGATCTGTGATCATATTTCTCAGACTATCAATTTCCAAGTTGGCGTGGACCCTCAAAGCTTTTTTAATCCGATGTCTTATTTATTTAGATTTGTCATTCAATGGAGCCAATGTGGTAGAGTGGAGCCTttagataaaatattcgaaaaatatattgattttcAAGATGTTTTTAAGGATAAAGAAAGAATCCTCCACATGTCAGAATCTGCTCTATCAACTATTGTTCTTATAGCACAAATTAATGCAGGATTCTGGGTCCGTAATGGCTCTCCAATAACATACCAAGCAAACATGTATACAAGATATAGTTTACGAGAGACTGCATATATGAGTGATTTATTCAACATACAACTTAGTATGTCGTTTGCAGATCCTGATGATTTTCTTGTTACCTATCTGTCAAGATGGGGGTTGAAGCATTGGTCGAATGGTATACCCAACTGCGATTACCCAGATAAGGATACTACTATGGTAATGGTAAATGAAGCGTTACTTCTTTTAATAAGGCTTCTTACGGAAATACGGTTTCTGACAATGGTCTCATCCCTTGATGGTTTCCTTAAGATCCTTAGACGTGAAATTATCAATGctttaaattttgaatcttgCTCTTATTCCACTCTTACCATGATTATTCCTGAACATATAACAAAACACCCATCTTTCGATTtagaattggaagaattGGCGATTTATGTTCCCCAAACAGGCATTTCTGATGAAGGTTTATATCACTTGAAATCGAAATATGTCGAACTAATTGATCCGTATTATATTGGACAATCATCTACGAGAAGAtatgaaatttcaaaaaatataagatTAAATATGGCGAAAAATCTTAAAATTCCACTTGATGAAACTTTTATTCCGGTGACAAATGTAAtcaaatctttaaaatcCACAATATATTCTAACCTCTTCTCTATTTCCTCTAGAGACACCTTTGGTAGATTTTTAAAGACATCTTTGGAGCATATTAAAAAGTTCAAGAACgaaaatttattgacaGATATAGTCCATCTAGTTCATATATGTGTTATTAACAATCTGGACGAATTTGCCAAAATATTCTGGCATGAGTATGGCGTGATATCGATTGAGTTTTGCTATCATCATAGTATTGGTTCGATTTTATACTCATGCCTCTTAATGGAGGAATTTTCCAACGTGCATGGTGAgatcaaagaaatttttaGGTATTTACTTGAAAACGTTCCCCATATGCATGTCAATAGTTTCCTGAATGAGCAAGTTCCCTCTTTCAATCCAGAGATATTATGGCATTCCAAACAGCAACTACAGCACGATGAAAGCCttgagaagaagaaaaataaagcAAAGCAAAGAAAgttgaaattaatgaaaagacTTGCAAAACAGCAAGAACAGTTcatttctaataataaattggaGAAGACGGAAGTTAATAAGACAGCAATGGACTCTAAGGAAAAACACGAAGGCTGGGACTTCCCTGATGACGGCTGTgttttttgtaaaatggAATTGCCATCAGAGacatacatatatttttcttacGTAGAGAGAAATATATGCAATTTTGAGTTATCCTTGATTACCGATGTAGAAGAAAGCGAATTTTGTGAAACTAAACCAAACAATGTAGATATGCAACCAGTTCTGAAAACTTGCGGACATGGAGCACATATATCATGTCTAGGTAAATATATGAAATCACTTCATTCAATGCAAGCATTAACGACCaaaaatattccaatatCATATGGTTTTGGTTTAGTATTCTGCCCTGTTTGCAACTCCTTAGTTAACTCTATCTTGCCAAGAATTTCTGATAAATATCATAAAAATTCGATTGAAGCAGAGAATGAACATAGCAGCAGCGATGAACTATTACACACACATGTCATAAAATGTTCGCGAATACTGCTTGAAGTAGTCGAAGATGACCGCAATAAAACTTCTTTGTCGCGGTTTGATGAGTTGATCGTTAATAACGTTTCCAATTTAGAAATGCAATTGAGAAGTAAGTACAACAATAAAAACAGCAATATATTCTCCTTACCTTATCAAATCCAATTAACTCTACATTTATTGGTCGAAATGAGAACATATCTGAAAAGGTGTATTCCATTTTGTGTGCCCAAATCCATTAACATCTCAGCAAATGATATCGACTGGGgccattttcttcaacacTCTGTAGATGTTAACGTATTGAATTGGGGGTTGGGAATGCTAATGGCCCCCAAAGCTGTTGGAGCTAACCCAAGCGTTTATTTGcctttattattgaaattgaaactaTATCAAGATTCTATTCTTTTGGCAAGGGAGTTAATTAGGATGGATCTATCCCTCCAGGATACAACTTCGTCCGAATTTGACAGTTGTATGtttgatgttgatgttCTTCGTACCGTTACAAGTATTTTACAAGACCAAATATCGTTCTTTTCTCCCAATGAATCcaaagaaaagatttttgaaaaattatggAAATGTAGGCTTTTCGTTGCCAAgtttttatcaaattctttTTGCGTATTTTTGAAACGATTCTACGTTCTTTTTAAGACTAAACATCCCTTAAGATCAGCCTGGTTAGATACTGATACTACTGTTTCTGGAACAAAAGTcttaaatcaattaatggcatttttttctcttccaAGTTTCGAAGCTTTAGTTAGGGAATTTAATGAAGTCGatcaaaatgaaatacATTCAGTTTTGGATAGGTGTAACTTCCAAATAACTATAGGAAAACTACACCACATGAAACTACATGCTACCGATGAGCTAAAATTAATTGCTCTCCCTACTAATTTatcttattttttcaatactGATAAAACCCAGCTTCAATTTAGAGCATTTCATGAAGACATTGCCCTTTGTTTATTATGTGGATCAAAATTACGATCTCAAAAACCTGTTCCGTTAAGGAAATATTTATTGGGAGAATGTACGAATCATGCTAGAAATGATTGTAACATTTCAACTACGTATGGGGTGTTCTTGATGGTTCGACACAATGctatatatttatcttaTGGTGAGAGAGGaacatttttcttatctccatatttgaataaatatgGTGCATCTGATGTGGATTTCAAGTACAATATGCCGGTATACTTAAATACTCATAGGTACAGTTATCTATGCAATGAAGTTCTCTTGGGGAATATGATTCCACATTTAGTTTATAGAAAAACAGAAGGAGTTTCTGATCTGGGTGGTTGGGAAACTATATGA